A DNA window from Stenotrophomonas sp. 57 contains the following coding sequences:
- the queE gene encoding 7-carboxy-7-deazaguanine synthase QueE yields MTAVTPSNAVATPSDIVQSPLPRLKITEIFTSLQGEADTAGWPTVFVRLTGCPLRCQYCDTAYAFHGGTWWDIDDIVAEVLAQGVRHVCVTGGEPLAQKRCLVLLQKLCDAGMDVSLETSGALDVSAVDPRVSRVVDIKTPGSAEVARNRWDNLPLLSARDQIKFVICSREDYDWAKALLAEHDLVKRCTVFFSPSKGEITARQLADWIVEDRLPVRFQMQLHKILWNDEPGR; encoded by the coding sequence ATGACCGCCGTTACCCCGTCCAACGCCGTCGCCACCCCCAGCGACATCGTGCAGTCGCCGCTGCCGCGCCTGAAGATCACCGAGATCTTCACCTCGCTGCAGGGCGAAGCCGATACCGCCGGCTGGCCGACCGTGTTCGTGCGCCTGACCGGCTGCCCGCTGCGCTGCCAGTACTGCGACACTGCCTATGCGTTCCATGGCGGTACTTGGTGGGACATCGACGACATCGTGGCCGAAGTGCTGGCCCAGGGCGTGCGCCACGTCTGCGTGACCGGCGGCGAGCCGCTGGCGCAGAAGCGCTGCCTGGTGCTGCTGCAGAAGCTGTGCGACGCCGGCATGGACGTCTCGCTGGAGACCTCCGGCGCGCTGGACGTCAGTGCGGTGGACCCGCGGGTGTCGCGCGTGGTCGACATCAAGACCCCGGGTTCGGCCGAAGTGGCGCGCAACCGATGGGACAACCTGCCGCTGCTGAGCGCCCGTGACCAGATCAAGTTCGTCATCTGCAGCCGCGAAGACTACGACTGGGCCAAGGCCCTGCTGGCCGAGCACGATCTGGTCAAGCGCTGCACGGTGTTCTTCTCACCCAGCAAGGGCGAGATCACCGCACGCCAGCTGGCCGACTGGATCGTCGAAGACCGGCTGCCGGTGCGCTTCCAGATGCAGTTGCATAAAATCCTGTGGAACGACGAGCCGGGCCGATGA
- the tolR gene encoding protein TolR yields MSAAIGRRKRRKLKSEINVVPYIDVMLVLLIIFMVTAPLLTLSFDVDLPQSNAKALESKQDPVIVSVRQDGQLSLKLPDAKEPTAVSAEELEGRLAGIAAQDKGVRVIVAADRAVAYEKVIAAMDVIKRAKVDKVGLATDAR; encoded by the coding sequence ATGTCCGCTGCCATCGGTCGCCGCAAGCGCCGCAAGCTGAAATCGGAAATCAACGTCGTTCCCTACATCGACGTCATGCTGGTGCTGCTGATCATCTTCATGGTCACCGCGCCGCTGCTCACGCTGAGCTTCGACGTCGACCTGCCGCAATCCAACGCCAAGGCGCTGGAGAGCAAGCAGGACCCGGTGATCGTCTCGGTGCGCCAGGACGGCCAGCTCAGCCTGAAGCTGCCCGATGCCAAGGAACCGACCGCCGTGTCGGCCGAGGAACTGGAAGGCCGCTTGGCCGGGATCGCCGCCCAGGACAAGGGCGTGCGCGTGATCGTCGCCGCCGACCGTGCCGTGGCCTATGAAAAGGTCATCGCCGCGATGGATGTGATCAAGCGCGCCAAGGTAGACAAGGTAGGCCTGGCCACCGATGCACGCTGA
- the tolB gene encoding Tol-Pal system beta propeller repeat protein TolB, translating into MKKMPRWLAVFAALLLPFAAVAQQKGLDIDIIGGNASALPITIVPMPYQGSAAAPQTDVAGVVRADLERSGQFRTLPEAQIVEKPVRGGDIQFATWRALKQNYIVVGRVLDAGAGAYRVEYELFDVPKGERLLGLAMTARGNAMRDVAHQMADAIYEKITGVRGAFWTRIAYVTASGKGDAMRYALMVADSDGFNPQTIVRSAEPLLSPSWSPDGSKLAYVSFERGNSAIYIQNIGTGARELVTSFRGINSAPAFSPDGRKLALTLSRSGNPEIYVMDLGSKQLTQLTNHFAIDTEPTWAPDGSAVYFTSDRGGRPQVYKVGAGGGSAERVTFQGNYNAKPSVSFDGKKIAVAQGSGNSYKIAMMDSSLGSPRWSTLSPGSLDESPSFAPNASMVLYAAREGGRGVLYAVSADARVRQRLVLADGDVREPAWSPYRTQR; encoded by the coding sequence ATGAAAAAGATGCCTCGCTGGCTTGCCGTGTTTGCGGCCCTGTTGCTGCCCTTTGCTGCCGTCGCGCAGCAGAAGGGGCTGGATATCGACATCATCGGCGGCAATGCCTCCGCGCTGCCGATCACCATCGTGCCGATGCCTTACCAGGGCTCGGCGGCTGCACCGCAGACCGACGTGGCCGGCGTGGTCCGCGCCGACCTCGAGCGCTCCGGCCAGTTCCGTACGCTGCCCGAAGCGCAGATCGTCGAGAAGCCGGTGCGCGGCGGCGACATCCAGTTCGCCACCTGGCGCGCGCTGAAGCAGAACTACATCGTGGTCGGCCGCGTGCTCGATGCAGGTGCTGGCGCCTATCGCGTCGAGTACGAACTGTTCGACGTGCCGAAGGGCGAGCGCCTGCTCGGCCTGGCGATGACCGCCCGTGGCAATGCCATGCGCGACGTCGCCCACCAGATGGCCGACGCCATCTACGAGAAGATCACCGGTGTGCGCGGCGCCTTCTGGACCCGCATCGCCTACGTGACCGCCAGCGGCAAGGGTGATGCCATGCGCTACGCGCTGATGGTGGCCGATTCCGACGGCTTCAACCCGCAGACGATCGTGCGCTCGGCCGAGCCGCTGCTGTCGCCGTCGTGGAGCCCGGATGGCAGCAAGCTGGCCTACGTCAGCTTCGAGCGTGGCAATTCGGCCATCTACATCCAGAACATCGGCACCGGCGCGCGTGAGCTGGTCACCAGCTTCCGTGGCATCAACAGCGCCCCGGCATTCTCCCCGGATGGTCGCAAGCTGGCCCTGACCCTGTCGCGTTCGGGCAATCCGGAAATCTACGTGATGGACCTGGGCAGCAAGCAGCTCACACAGCTGACCAACCACTTCGCCATCGATACCGAGCCGACCTGGGCGCCGGACGGCAGCGCGGTGTACTTCACCTCCGACCGCGGCGGTCGTCCGCAGGTCTACAAGGTCGGCGCGGGCGGCGGCAGCGCCGAGCGTGTCACCTTCCAGGGCAATTACAACGCCAAGCCCTCGGTGTCCTTCGACGGCAAGAAGATCGCCGTGGCCCAGGGCTCGGGCAACAGCTACAAGATCGCGATGATGGACAGCTCGCTGGGTTCGCCGCGCTGGAGCACGCTGTCCCCGGGTTCGCTGGATGAATCGCCGAGCTTTGCGCCCAACGCAAGCATGGTGCTGTATGCCGCCCGCGAAGGTGGCCGTGGTGTGTTGTATGCCGTCTCGGCCGATGCGCGGGTCCGTCAGCGCCTGGTCCTGGCCGATGGTGATGTGCGCGAACCGGCATGGTCCCCATACCGTACCCAGCGCTAA
- the pal gene encoding peptidoglycan-associated lipoprotein Pal, with protein sequence MNKSTRVLLVSLLSVAVLAGCSKKVKEEPAAPVDTGTSTTTPTGPSTSGLYGPGDLDTDACLRQRVVYFDLDKEDVKPEFQAIMACHAKYLRDRPSSRITLQGHTDERGSRAYNQALGERRGNGVSSALQANGGSASQLTVVSYGEERPVCTESNESCWSQNRRVEIVYTAQ encoded by the coding sequence ATGAACAAGTCCACCCGCGTTCTGCTTGTTTCCCTGCTGTCTGTGGCCGTCCTGGCCGGTTGCTCGAAGAAGGTGAAGGAAGAGCCGGCAGCGCCGGTTGACACCGGCACCTCGACCACCACCCCGACCGGCCCGTCGACCTCCGGCCTGTACGGCCCGGGCGACCTGGACACCGACGCTTGCCTGCGCCAGCGCGTTGTCTACTTCGACCTGGACAAGGAAGACGTGAAGCCGGAATTCCAGGCCATCATGGCGTGCCACGCCAAGTACCTGCGTGACCGTCCGTCCTCGCGCATCACCCTGCAGGGCCACACCGACGAGCGCGGTTCGCGCGCGTACAACCAGGCCCTGGGCGAGCGTCGTGGCAACGGCGTCAGCTCGGCCCTGCAGGCCAACGGTGGCTCGGCTTCGCAGCTGACCGTCGTGTCCTACGGTGAAGAGCGTCCGGTCTGCACCGAGTCGAACGAGTCCTGCTGGTCGCAGAACCGTCGCGTCGAAATCGTCTACACCGCGCAGTAA
- the tolA gene encoding cell envelope integrity protein TolA, with amino-acid sequence MHADALPPPQQREPGWGLPLALALLVHLLVALVFIVAWFWSPERNTDAAAGDPSVEASLALSASEASAARQALRQSEKLEDLPPPVAEPVPVPEDTIPPPQPIPEPRPQDAPTPQQQQAQERVAQPDTKDQEAVSALAISQEKAKQEQEAKRRQEQIDLTERKRQEEAEQKLRLAKQQEADEKKKQAEQERVAADKAEAEKQKKIAEIRARREQAEKEAKLAEQKLRQVAAARNAAGSAAAGASGASQPAAGGGGNSDDLSAKYAAAIQAKVLSQWVRPDTVPLGQRCQITITQIPGGTVMQAKVSPNCPYDEAGKRSIEAAVLNAQPLPYRGFESVFARTLNFTFTAQDR; translated from the coding sequence ATGCACGCTGACGCCCTGCCACCTCCACAGCAGCGCGAACCCGGCTGGGGCCTGCCCCTGGCGCTGGCGTTGCTGGTGCACCTGCTGGTTGCGCTGGTCTTCATCGTGGCCTGGTTCTGGTCGCCCGAGCGCAACACCGATGCCGCCGCCGGTGATCCGTCGGTCGAGGCCAGCCTGGCGCTGTCCGCGTCCGAGGCCTCCGCCGCGCGCCAGGCCCTGCGCCAGTCGGAAAAGCTGGAGGACCTGCCGCCGCCGGTGGCCGAGCCGGTCCCGGTGCCGGAAGACACCATTCCGCCGCCGCAGCCGATCCCCGAGCCGCGCCCGCAGGACGCTCCCACGCCGCAGCAGCAACAGGCGCAGGAGCGCGTCGCGCAACCGGACACCAAGGACCAGGAAGCGGTCAGCGCGCTGGCCATCTCGCAGGAGAAGGCCAAGCAGGAGCAGGAAGCCAAGCGTCGCCAGGAGCAGATCGACCTGACCGAACGCAAGCGCCAGGAAGAAGCGGAGCAGAAGCTGCGCCTGGCCAAGCAGCAGGAAGCGGACGAGAAGAAGAAACAGGCCGAGCAGGAGCGCGTGGCCGCTGACAAGGCCGAGGCCGAGAAGCAGAAGAAGATCGCCGAGATCCGTGCCCGCCGCGAGCAGGCCGAGAAGGAAGCCAAGCTGGCCGAGCAGAAGCTGCGCCAGGTGGCCGCCGCGCGCAACGCGGCCGGCAGTGCCGCAGCCGGTGCCAGCGGTGCGTCCCAGCCGGCCGCCGGCGGGGGTGGCAACAGCGACGATCTTTCGGCCAAGTACGCCGCCGCGATCCAGGCCAAGGTGCTGTCGCAGTGGGTGCGCCCGGATACGGTGCCGCTGGGCCAGCGCTGCCAGATCACCATCACCCAGATTCCAGGTGGCACGGTGATGCAGGCGAAGGTCAGCCCGAATTGTCCGTACGACGAGGCCGGCAAGCGTTCGATCGAGGCCGCCGTGCTCAACGCGCAGCCGCTGCCGTATCGCGGCTTTGAATCGGTGTTCGCGCGCACGCTCAACTTCACTTTCACCGCCCAGGATCGCTGA
- the ruvB gene encoding Holliday junction branch migration DNA helicase RuvB: MTDDRIIGAGATREDDAADASIRPKRLADYLGQVPVREQMEIYIQAAKGRGDALDHVLIFGPPGLGKTTLSHVIANELGVALRVTSGPVIEKAGDLAALLTNLQPHDVLFIDEIHRLSPVVEEVLYPAMEDFQIDIMIGEGPAARSIKIDLPPFTLIGATTRAGLLTAPLRDRFGIVQRLEFYSVEELTRIVRRSAAILGIDCTADGAGEIARRARGTPRIANRLLRRVRDYAQVKAGGHIDEPVAQAAMKMLKVDPEGFDELDRRLLKTMVDYFDGGPVGIESLAAALSEERGTLEDVVEPYLIQQGFLVRTARGRMATHKAYRHMGLKPKNPPQDLFAEVPDVG, translated from the coding sequence ATGACCGACGACCGCATCATCGGCGCCGGCGCCACCCGCGAGGATGACGCCGCCGACGCCAGCATCCGCCCCAAGCGCCTTGCCGATTACCTCGGCCAGGTGCCGGTGCGCGAGCAGATGGAGATCTACATCCAGGCGGCCAAAGGGCGTGGCGACGCGCTCGACCACGTACTGATCTTCGGGCCGCCGGGCCTGGGCAAGACCACCCTCAGCCACGTCATCGCCAACGAGCTGGGCGTGGCGCTGCGGGTTACCTCCGGCCCGGTGATCGAGAAGGCCGGCGACCTGGCCGCGCTGCTGACCAACCTGCAGCCGCACGATGTGCTCTTCATCGACGAGATCCATCGCCTGTCGCCGGTGGTGGAAGAAGTGCTGTACCCGGCGATGGAAGACTTCCAGATCGACATCATGATCGGCGAGGGCCCCGCGGCGCGCTCGATCAAGATCGACCTGCCGCCGTTCACCCTGATCGGCGCCACCACCCGCGCAGGCCTGCTGACCGCGCCGCTGCGCGACCGCTTCGGCATCGTCCAGCGCCTGGAGTTCTACAGCGTCGAAGAGCTGACCCGGATCGTGCGCCGCTCTGCCGCCATCCTGGGCATCGACTGCACTGCCGATGGCGCCGGCGAGATCGCGCGCCGCGCGCGGGGTACCCCGCGTATCGCCAACCGCCTGCTGCGCCGCGTGCGCGACTACGCCCAGGTCAAGGCCGGTGGCCACATCGACGAGCCCGTGGCCCAGGCAGCCATGAAGATGCTCAAGGTCGACCCGGAAGGCTTCGACGAGCTCGACCGGCGTCTGCTGAAAACGATGGTGGACTACTTCGACGGTGGCCCGGTCGGTATCGAATCGCTGGCTGCGGCGCTGTCCGAAGAGCGCGGCACGCTGGAAGACGTGGTCGAGCCGTACCTGATCCAGCAGGGTTTCCTGGTGCGCACCGCGCGCGGCCGCATGGCCACCCACAAGGCCTACCGGCACATGGGCCTGAAGCCGAAGAACCCGCCGCAGGACCTGTTCGCGGAGGTTCCCGATGTCGGTTGA
- the ybgF gene encoding tol-pal system protein YbgF: MRIGIKLMLVVAAALVAAAPAHAQRQSLADRVGALEQQMYNNSANQDLLNQINQLRQQVTSLQASIEQLQHDNAQLKQSAQDQYLDLDSRLNRLEGGNAAPALPPVPASAPKAAPAPAKPATAATSERPPSVHGDAGSLAATGDERTSYNVAFDSLKAGKYDDSAQLFLSFLQLYPNGVYAPNALYWLGESYYATRNFPMAETQFRELLARYPTHDKAAGGLLKVGLSQYGEGKVDQAQQTLETVVAQYPGSDAARTAQDRLQSIRLGKQIR; encoded by the coding sequence ATGCGCATTGGCATCAAACTGATGCTGGTCGTTGCGGCAGCCCTCGTGGCTGCCGCACCGGCGCATGCACAGCGACAGAGCCTGGCCGACCGTGTCGGCGCGCTCGAGCAGCAGATGTACAACAACAGTGCCAACCAGGACCTGTTGAACCAGATCAACCAGCTGCGGCAGCAGGTCACCAGCCTGCAGGCCTCGATCGAGCAGTTGCAGCACGACAACGCCCAGCTGAAGCAGTCCGCCCAGGACCAGTACCTGGATCTGGACAGCCGCCTGAACCGGTTGGAAGGGGGCAACGCCGCCCCGGCCCTGCCGCCCGTTCCGGCGAGCGCGCCGAAGGCCGCCCCGGCCCCGGCAAAACCTGCAACGGCGGCCACTTCCGAGCGGCCGCCTTCCGTCCATGGTGACGCCGGCAGCCTGGCCGCCACCGGCGACGAGCGCACCTCCTACAACGTCGCCTTCGATTCGCTGAAGGCTGGCAAGTACGATGATTCGGCGCAGCTGTTCCTGAGCTTCCTGCAGCTGTACCCGAACGGCGTCTACGCGCCGAACGCGCTGTACTGGCTGGGCGAGAGCTACTACGCCACCCGCAATTTCCCGATGGCCGAGACCCAGTTCCGTGAACTGCTCGCGCGCTATCCGACCCACGACAAGGCCGCTGGCGGCCTGCTCAAGGTCGGCCTCTCGCAGTATGGCGAGGGCAAGGTCGACCAGGCCCAGCAGACGCTGGAGACCGTCGTGGCGCAGTACCCGGGCTCGGACGCCGCCCGCACCGCCCAGGACCGCCTGCAATCCATCCGCCTCGGCAAGCAGATCCGCTGA
- a CDS encoding potassium transporter Kup, translated as MALIIGAIGVVFGDIGTSPLYTLKEAFSPHYGLNSDHDTVLGVLSLAFWALNIVVTLKYVTIIMRADNDGEGGIMALMALTQRTLRNGSRSAYVVGILGIFGASLFFGDGVITPAISVLGAVEGLEVAAPGLHAFIVPITVVVLLMVFAAQRFGTEKIGKAFGPITSVWFISLAAIGIYNIVDAPEVLKAFNPWWAIRFFMEHSWHGIFILGAVVLAVTGGEALYADMGHFGAKPIRHAWYFFVLPCLVLNYLGQGALVLNHPEALKNPFFEAVPSWALYPMIILATMAAVIASQSVITGAFSVSRQAMQLGYIPRMRIKHTSHDTIGQIYIPGINWGIAVMVIGLVLAFRSSSNLAVAYGISVSATMLIDTLLLALVARSLWPKARAWILPLCVVFFIIDLGFVIANGAKLLQGAWFPVVLGIFLFTMMRTWRRGRELLRDEIRKDGIRLDTFLPGLMLAPPVRVPGTAVFLTADPTVAPHALMHNLKHNKVLHERNVFLHVETLPIPYAMEGQRLKIESVGDEFYRVYVRFGFMETPDVPLALMRSCDHGGIYFDPMDTTFFASRETIVATANRGMPIWRDKLFALMHRNAAPATGFFRIPGNRLVELGAQVEI; from the coding sequence ATGGCGCTGATCATCGGTGCGATCGGCGTGGTCTTCGGCGATATCGGTACCAGCCCGCTGTACACCCTGAAGGAGGCGTTCTCGCCGCACTACGGGCTCAACAGCGACCACGACACCGTGCTGGGCGTGCTGTCGCTGGCGTTCTGGGCGCTGAACATCGTGGTCACCCTGAAGTACGTGACCATCATCATGCGCGCCGACAATGACGGCGAGGGCGGCATCATGGCGCTGATGGCGCTGACCCAGCGCACGCTGCGTAACGGCTCGCGCTCGGCCTATGTGGTGGGCATCCTCGGCATCTTCGGCGCCTCGCTGTTCTTCGGCGACGGCGTGATCACCCCGGCCATTTCGGTGCTGGGCGCGGTTGAAGGCCTGGAGGTGGCCGCCCCCGGGCTGCATGCGTTCATCGTGCCGATCACCGTGGTGGTGCTGCTGATGGTGTTCGCCGCGCAGCGCTTCGGAACCGAGAAGATCGGCAAGGCGTTCGGCCCGATCACCTCGGTCTGGTTCATTTCGCTGGCGGCGATCGGCATCTACAACATCGTCGACGCCCCGGAAGTGCTGAAAGCCTTCAACCCGTGGTGGGCGATCCGCTTCTTCATGGAGCACAGCTGGCACGGCATCTTCATCCTCGGCGCGGTGGTGCTGGCAGTGACCGGCGGCGAAGCGCTGTACGCCGACATGGGCCATTTCGGCGCCAAGCCGATCCGCCATGCCTGGTACTTCTTCGTGCTGCCGTGCCTGGTGCTGAACTACCTGGGGCAGGGCGCGCTGGTGCTCAACCACCCCGAGGCGCTGAAGAATCCGTTCTTCGAAGCCGTGCCGTCGTGGGCGCTGTACCCGATGATCATCCTGGCCACGATGGCAGCGGTGATCGCCTCGCAGTCGGTCATCACCGGTGCGTTCTCGGTCTCGCGCCAGGCCATGCAGCTGGGCTACATCCCGCGCATGCGCATCAAGCACACCTCGCACGACACCATCGGCCAGATCTACATCCCGGGCATCAACTGGGGCATCGCGGTGATGGTGATCGGCCTGGTGCTGGCCTTCCGCAGCTCGTCCAACCTGGCCGTGGCCTACGGCATCTCGGTGTCGGCCACCATGCTGATCGACACCCTGCTGCTGGCCCTGGTCGCCCGCTCGCTGTGGCCGAAGGCGCGCGCCTGGATCCTGCCGCTGTGCGTGGTGTTCTTCATCATCGATCTGGGCTTCGTCATCGCCAACGGTGCCAAGCTGCTGCAGGGTGCCTGGTTCCCGGTGGTGCTGGGCATCTTCCTGTTCACCATGATGCGCACCTGGCGCCGTGGCCGCGAGCTGCTGCGCGACGAGATCCGAAAGGACGGCATCCGCCTGGATACCTTCCTGCCGGGCCTGATGCTGGCGCCGCCGGTGCGCGTGCCGGGCACCGCCGTGTTCCTCACTGCCGACCCGACCGTGGCCCCGCATGCGCTGATGCACAACCTCAAGCACAACAAGGTGCTGCACGAGCGCAACGTGTTCCTGCACGTGGAAACCCTGCCGATCCCGTATGCGATGGAAGGGCAGCGGTTGAAGATCGAATCGGTGGGCGACGAGTTCTATCGCGTCTACGTGCGTTTCGGCTTCATGGAAACGCCGGACGTACCGCTGGCGCTGATGCGCTCGTGCGACCACGGCGGCATCTACTTCGACCCGATGGACACCACCTTCTTCGCCAGCCGCGAAACCATTGTGGCCACCGCCAACCGCGGCATGCCGATCTGGCGCGACAAACTGTTCGCGCTGATGCATCGGAATGCCGCGCCGGCCACGGGCTTCTTCCGGATTCCAGGCAACCGTTTGGTCGAGCTGGGCGCGCAGGTGGAGATCTGA
- the ruvA gene encoding Holliday junction branch migration protein RuvA, translated as MIGRLRGIVAYKAPPWLVVDVNGVGYELEAPMSTFYDLPELGREVTLYTHYSQKEDSVSLYGFLREGERRLFRDVQKVSGIGAKIALAVLSGVTVEEFARMVQAGDITALTRIPGIGKKTAERMVLELRDRAAQFGAGGALPTGSGPAPADPLSDATVALQQLGYKPAEAARMARDAFNEGDEVATVIRKALQSALR; from the coding sequence ATGATCGGTCGACTGCGCGGCATCGTCGCCTACAAGGCGCCGCCGTGGCTGGTGGTGGACGTGAACGGAGTGGGCTACGAGCTGGAGGCGCCGATGAGCACCTTCTACGACCTGCCCGAGCTCGGCCGCGAGGTCACCCTGTACACCCATTATTCGCAGAAGGAAGACAGCGTCTCGCTGTATGGCTTCCTGCGCGAGGGCGAGCGGCGCCTGTTCCGCGACGTGCAGAAGGTCAGCGGCATCGGCGCCAAGATCGCGCTGGCCGTGCTGTCCGGCGTCACCGTCGAGGAGTTCGCGCGCATGGTCCAGGCCGGTGACATCACCGCGCTGACCCGCATTCCGGGCATCGGCAAGAAGACTGCTGAACGCATGGTGCTGGAGCTGCGCGACCGTGCGGCGCAGTTCGGTGCCGGCGGCGCGCTGCCCACCGGCAGTGGCCCGGCCCCGGCCGACCCGCTGTCCGATGCCACCGTGGCGCTGCAGCAGCTGGGCTACAAGCCGGCTGAAGCCGCCCGCATGGCCCGCGACGCTTTCAACGAAGGCGATGAAGTGGCCACCGTGATCCGCAAGGCGCTGCAGTCGGCGCTGCGCTGA
- the ybgC gene encoding tol-pal system-associated acyl-CoA thioesterase: MSVEPRFSWPTRIYWEDTDAGGVVYHARYVAFMERARTEWMRALGYGQERMRAEHGMVFAVRSMQMDFIRPARLDDTLQVSARLVQLKKASMVFDQQILRDGELLLSAQVRIAALEAASFRPSGMDDAVLAMLQPHLHPESEL; this comes from the coding sequence ATGTCGGTTGAGCCGCGATTCAGTTGGCCGACACGCATTTACTGGGAAGATACCGACGCAGGTGGCGTGGTCTACCACGCCCGCTACGTGGCCTTCATGGAACGGGCCCGGACCGAATGGATGCGTGCGCTGGGCTACGGCCAGGAGCGCATGCGCGCCGAGCACGGGATGGTCTTCGCGGTGCGCTCGATGCAGATGGATTTCATCAGGCCGGCACGGCTGGATGACACCCTGCAGGTGAGCGCCCGCCTGGTCCAGCTGAAGAAGGCCAGCATGGTCTTCGACCAGCAGATCCTGCGCGACGGCGAACTGCTGCTGTCGGCCCAGGTCCGCATCGCCGCACTGGAAGCGGCCAGTTTCCGACCGAGTGGCATGGACGACGCCGTCCTTGCCATGCTGCAACCCCACCTCCACCCCGAATCCGAACTTTGA
- the queC gene encoding 7-cyano-7-deazaguanine synthase QueC: MKKAVVLLSGGMDSAAVIAMAQEQGFAVHALSVRYGQRHTSELDAAARVAKAQGVVAHKTVDVDLRSIGGSALTDDIDVPEAGGAGIPVTYVPARNTIMLSLALGWAEVLGANDIFCGVNAVDYSGYPDCRPEFVAAFQALANLATKSGVEGAGIKVHAPLQFLSKGRIVSEGVRLGVDFGLTVSCYNADANGAACGHCDACRLRAQGFAEAGVPDPTLYA; the protein is encoded by the coding sequence ATGAAGAAGGCAGTCGTGCTTCTCTCCGGCGGCATGGATTCAGCCGCCGTCATCGCCATGGCCCAGGAACAGGGCTTCGCCGTGCATGCCCTGAGCGTGCGCTACGGCCAGCGCCACACCTCCGAACTGGACGCCGCCGCCCGCGTGGCCAAGGCCCAGGGCGTGGTCGCGCACAAGACCGTGGACGTGGACCTGCGCAGCATCGGCGGCTCGGCACTGACTGACGACATCGACGTGCCCGAGGCCGGCGGTGCCGGCATCCCGGTCACCTACGTGCCGGCGCGCAACACCATCATGCTGTCGCTGGCCTTGGGCTGGGCCGAAGTGCTCGGCGCCAACGACATCTTCTGCGGCGTCAACGCCGTGGACTACTCCGGCTACCCGGACTGCCGTCCCGAGTTCGTAGCCGCGTTCCAGGCGCTGGCCAACCTGGCCACCAAGTCGGGCGTGGAAGGGGCGGGCATCAAGGTGCATGCCCCGCTGCAGTTCCTCAGCAAGGGCCGGATCGTCAGCGAAGGCGTGCGCCTGGGCGTGGACTTCGGCCTGACCGTGTCCTGCTACAACGCCGACGCCAACGGTGCCGCCTGCGGCCACTGCGACGCCTGCCGCCTGCGCGCGCAGGGCTTCGCCGAAGCCGGCGTGCCGGATCCGACGCTGTACGCCTGA
- the tolQ gene encoding protein TolQ, whose protein sequence is MIATLLALQATVTEALPADVSNAATQTLAQATTGGGINYLELMAKASLPVKIIVLLLLVGSFVSWVIIFRKARVFKQATREADEFENRFWSGADLGKLYSSATDRSRNVGGLEAIFEAGFREYTRLRDKRRLDGRAQLEGAQRAMRTTYTREVDQLERNLELLANIGSTAPYVGLVGTVFGIMVTMHDMISSGAQAGIAAVAPGISEALFATAIGLFVAIPAVWAYNRFTTRVERMSVRFETFAEEFSSILQRQSAGDE, encoded by the coding sequence ATGATCGCAACGCTCCTGGCCCTGCAGGCCACGGTCACCGAGGCACTGCCGGCCGATGTCAGCAACGCCGCGACCCAGACCCTTGCCCAGGCCACCACCGGCGGCGGCATCAACTACCTCGAACTGATGGCCAAGGCCAGCCTGCCGGTGAAGATCATCGTGCTGCTGCTGCTGGTCGGCTCGTTCGTCAGCTGGGTGATCATTTTCCGCAAGGCCCGCGTGTTCAAGCAGGCCACCCGTGAAGCCGACGAGTTCGAGAACCGCTTCTGGTCCGGTGCCGACCTGGGCAAGCTGTACAGCTCGGCCACCGACCGCAGCCGCAACGTCGGCGGCCTGGAAGCCATCTTCGAAGCCGGTTTCCGCGAGTACACCCGCCTGCGCGACAAGCGCCGGCTGGACGGTCGTGCGCAGCTGGAGGGCGCGCAGCGTGCCATGCGCACCACCTACACCCGCGAAGTCGACCAGCTCGAGCGCAACCTGGAACTGCTGGCCAACATCGGCTCGACCGCCCCGTACGTGGGCCTGGTCGGTACCGTGTTCGGCATCATGGTGACCATGCACGACATGATCAGCAGCGGTGCGCAGGCCGGCATCGCCGCCGTCGCGCCAGGCATCTCCGAAGCGCTGTTCGCCACCGCCATCGGCCTGTTCGTGGCGATTCCGGCAGTGTGGGCCTACAACCGCTTCACCACCCGCGTGGAACGCATGTCGGTGCGGTTCGAGACCTTCGCCGAAGAGTTCAGCTCCATCCTGCAGCGCCAGAGCGCTGGCGACGAGTAA